One window of the Paenibacillus beijingensis genome contains the following:
- a CDS encoding YbbR-like domain-containing protein gives MDKWLSHPTALKILSVVIGLLLWGVVHFDPTSTPNTVASTLETKVIEAVKIQPVGLDDKSYSLSLIEPSVVRVMVRGTRSDLLSASDGDYTISVDLNGLTNGEHLLPLNVSLPRGLQLLSLSPTQARVTIDSLDTSTFEAGVVTQGQPAKGYEAGAPTVSTSPLVKVTLPEMEMKQVGSVKVFVNVSGADKPVTERKAKVKVFSNSGDEMTNAVVSPSTLEVNVPVTMPSKVVPLVIGYKGNLPSGISIQSIHTDTKEVTVRGAKELLDKLDKLEADIDLSKIEQSGDVTLELQPPDGLSAVEPNTVTVTVYVVTSATRTINVPVSFDNVPKGLKASVVSGVGDGKVPLQLSGPPGALQSVTAADIAATADLTNLPEGRHSVGLTLSLPPNVTAAGGEAPQVTVDLKAEEEATAPPAEDGTTEPGGGDTGASNDAGSGSGNSPGNGSEDSPGAGSKPGSESPGGQGGTGSSGNGIAAP, from the coding sequence ATGGATAAATGGCTGAGCCATCCCACGGCGCTCAAAATTTTGTCTGTCGTCATCGGCCTCCTGTTGTGGGGAGTCGTTCACTTCGATCCGACGAGCACGCCGAACACGGTGGCTTCGACGCTGGAAACGAAGGTCATTGAAGCGGTCAAAATTCAACCGGTCGGTCTGGACGACAAATCGTATTCGCTGAGTCTCATTGAGCCCAGCGTCGTCCGCGTCATGGTGAGAGGAACCCGCAGCGATCTGCTGTCGGCGTCGGACGGCGATTATACGATCAGCGTCGATCTGAATGGGCTGACAAACGGAGAGCATCTGCTGCCGCTCAATGTTAGCTTGCCGCGCGGGCTGCAGCTGTTAAGCTTGTCGCCGACCCAAGCTAGGGTTACGATCGACAGCCTGGATACAAGCACCTTTGAAGCGGGAGTCGTCACGCAAGGGCAGCCGGCGAAAGGGTATGAGGCGGGTGCGCCGACGGTAAGCACGAGCCCGCTTGTAAAAGTCACGCTGCCGGAGATGGAGATGAAACAGGTCGGATCGGTAAAAGTATTTGTTAACGTTTCCGGCGCCGACAAGCCTGTGACCGAGCGAAAAGCGAAAGTGAAAGTGTTCAGCAACTCCGGCGATGAGATGACGAATGCGGTCGTATCGCCTTCCACTTTGGAAGTAAACGTCCCGGTGACGATGCCAAGCAAGGTCGTGCCGCTCGTCATCGGTTATAAAGGAAATTTGCCGAGCGGGATAAGTATCCAATCTATCCATACGGACACGAAGGAAGTAACGGTAAGAGGAGCCAAAGAGCTGCTCGATAAGCTGGATAAGCTGGAAGCGGATATCGATCTGTCGAAAATCGAACAGTCCGGCGATGTGACGCTGGAGCTGCAGCCGCCGGACGGATTGTCCGCCGTAGAGCCGAATACTGTTACAGTAACGGTGTACGTCGTTACATCGGCGACCCGAACGATTAACGTCCCCGTTTCATTCGACAATGTGCCGAAGGGATTAAAGGCATCCGTCGTCTCGGGCGTTGGGGACGGCAAAGTGCCGCTGCAGCTTTCCGGCCCTCCGGGAGCGCTGCAGTCCGTTACAGCCGCCGATATTGCGGCTACAGCCGACTTGACGAATCTACCGGAGGGCCGGCATTCGGTCGGCTTAACGCTGTCGCTCCCCCCGAACGTAACGGCAGCGGGCGGAGAGGCGCCGCAGGTGACGGTGGATTTGAAGGCCGAAGAGGAGGCAACCGCGCCGCCTGCGGAAGACGGGACGACCGAACCCGGCGGCGGGGATACGGGGGCGTCCAACGATGCCGGCTCCGGCAGTGGGAACTCGCCGGGTAACGGCAGTGAGGACTCACCGGGAGCGGGCAGCAAGCCCGGATCGGAAAGCCCGGGCGGCCAGGGAGGCACTGGCAGCTCCGGAAACGGCATTGCCGCCCCGTAA
- the glmM gene encoding phosphoglucosamine mutase, whose product MGKYFGTDGVRGVANRELTPELAYKIGRCGGYVLAGQADKPKVVIGLDTRISGPMLEAALIAGLLSIGASVVRLGIVSTPAVAYLTRELKADAGVMISASHNPVEDNGIKFFGGDGFKLSDETELEIERLMDAEHDELPRPEGGEIGTVSTDEAAKRRYLDHLKTTVDTRFDGLRIVLDCANGSAYELAPQIFRELGAEIVTVGASPDGRNINDGVGSTHPEYLREQVLAHNANLGLSFDGDADRLIAIDEQGNEVDGDYILCICGEAMKRAGKLNGDTIVTTVMANIGFFKAAARLGLKTAKTAVGDRYVMEEMRRGGFNLGGEQSGHVIFLDHNTTGDGILTALQLVNTMVHSGKKLGELTRIMRKYPQVLVNVRVADKTMYNDNPAIAAAITEVEKELGDNGRVLVRPSGTESLIRVMAEGPDKGQIETFVDQIVNVVKVELGAG is encoded by the coding sequence ATGGGAAAATATTTCGGAACCGACGGAGTGCGCGGGGTAGCGAACCGCGAATTGACGCCGGAGCTTGCCTATAAAATCGGACGCTGCGGCGGCTATGTTCTTGCCGGCCAAGCGGACAAACCAAAAGTCGTTATCGGGCTCGACACCCGTATCTCCGGGCCGATGCTGGAGGCGGCGCTTATTGCCGGTCTGCTCTCCATCGGCGCCAGCGTCGTACGGCTCGGCATCGTATCGACGCCGGCAGTCGCTTACTTGACGCGCGAACTGAAAGCGGATGCCGGCGTCATGATCTCCGCTTCTCACAATCCGGTTGAAGATAACGGCATCAAGTTTTTCGGAGGCGACGGCTTTAAGCTTTCCGATGAGACGGAGCTTGAGATTGAGCGGCTGATGGACGCCGAGCACGATGAGCTGCCAAGACCGGAAGGCGGAGAGATCGGCACCGTTTCGACGGATGAAGCTGCGAAGCGGCGCTATCTCGATCATTTGAAGACGACCGTTGACACGCGGTTCGACGGGCTGCGCATTGTGCTGGACTGTGCGAACGGATCCGCTTATGAGCTGGCGCCGCAAATTTTCCGCGAATTGGGTGCCGAGATCGTTACGGTCGGCGCTTCTCCGGACGGACGGAACATTAATGACGGCGTCGGCTCGACCCATCCGGAATATTTGCGCGAGCAGGTGCTTGCGCATAACGCCAACCTCGGTCTTTCGTTCGACGGCGACGCCGACCGTCTGATCGCGATCGACGAGCAAGGCAACGAAGTGGACGGCGATTACATCCTCTGTATTTGCGGCGAAGCGATGAAGCGGGCGGGCAAACTGAACGGCGATACGATTGTGACGACGGTTATGGCGAACATTGGCTTTTTCAAGGCTGCTGCACGTTTGGGTCTGAAGACGGCAAAGACGGCGGTTGGCGACCGGTACGTGATGGAGGAGATGCGCCGCGGCGGTTTTAACCTGGGCGGCGAACAGTCCGGCCACGTTATTTTTCTCGATCATAACACGACCGGCGACGGCATTCTTACTGCTTTGCAGCTGGTGAACACGATGGTCCATTCGGGTAAAAAACTGGGCGAGCTGACGAGGATCATGCGCAAATATCCGCAGGTGCTGGTCAATGTGCGGGTAGCCGACAAAACGATGTACAACGATAATCCGGCGATCGCCGCAGCCATTACGGAAGTGGAGAAGGAGCTTGGCGATAACGGCCGTGTGCTCGTCCGCCCTTCCGGCACCGAATCGCTCATTCGCGTCATGGCTGAAGGACCGGATAAAGGGCAGATTGAAACATTCGTGGATCAAATTGTTAATGTGGTCAAAGTTGAACTTGGTGCAGGCTAA
- the cdaA gene encoding diadenylate cyclase CdaA, translating into MNYFADTTWKDWIKDLIDVGIVSYIIYKLILLVRGTRAVQLIKGIFVLIATWAVSTWFNLYTLKWLMNQMFTFGVVTVLIIFQPELRRALEQLGRGKLFARSTSLERDQLNDRISEIIKAVQYMSKRKIGALIVFERSTGVNELIESGIPMESKISSELLINIFIPNTPLHDGAVIIRGGQIMAAACYLPLSENPFISKELGTRHRAAIGVSEVCDAVAVVVSEETGQVSLAVGGMIVRDIKEESLISKLFEELNQTNGTKSKSKAKVPFWRRKGENHG; encoded by the coding sequence ATGAATTATTTTGCCGATACGACTTGGAAAGACTGGATTAAAGACTTAATCGACGTCGGTATCGTCAGTTATATTATATATAAGCTTATTTTGCTCGTGCGGGGCACACGCGCCGTGCAGCTCATTAAAGGGATATTCGTTTTGATCGCCACCTGGGCGGTCAGTACGTGGTTCAACCTGTATACGCTTAAATGGTTGATGAACCAGATGTTTACGTTCGGCGTCGTCACGGTGCTCATTATTTTTCAGCCGGAGCTGCGGCGGGCGCTGGAGCAGCTTGGACGCGGAAAGCTGTTTGCGCGCTCGACGTCGCTGGAGCGGGATCAATTGAATGACCGGATATCGGAAATCATTAAAGCGGTTCAATATATGTCCAAGCGCAAAATCGGAGCTTTAATCGTCTTTGAAAGAAGTACGGGGGTTAACGAACTGATTGAATCGGGCATTCCAATGGAATCGAAAATCAGCTCGGAGCTGCTGATCAATATTTTTATTCCGAATACGCCGCTGCATGACGGGGCGGTCATTATAAGAGGCGGACAGATCATGGCCGCGGCCTGCTATTTGCCGCTATCGGAAAATCCGTTCATCAGCAAGGAGCTTGGCACCCGTCACCGCGCCGCCATCGGCGTAAGCGAAGTGTGCGACGCCGTAGCCGTCGTTGTATCGGAAGAAACGGGACAAGTCTCGCTTGCGGTGGGCGGCATGATTGTGAGGGATATTAAGGAAGAGTCGCTCATCTCCAAACTGTTTGAGGAATTGAACCAAACGAACGGCACCAAGAGCAAATCGAAAGCGAAGGTTCCGTTCTGGAGACGGAAAGGAGAGAACCATGGATAA
- the ppc gene encoding phosphoenolpyruvate carboxylase, translating to MSEQAVTTQTTNRPHSNNLLRRDVRFLGNILGEVLVHQGGRELLDVVEKIRETSKALRAEFIPELFEEFKSTITSLNPEIRHQVIRAFAIYFQLVNIAEQNHRVRRKRDYERSVGETVQPGSIEDAVQTLKERGIAVGEVNSMLEGISLELVMTAHPTEATRRVVQDIHQRIATNLMELDNPMLSYREREKQREKLLNDVLILWQTDELRNRKPTVIDEVRNGLFYFDETLFETLPNVYEELERCLSKYYPGEQWHVPAYLRFGSWIGGDRDGNPSVTAKVTWETLKLHRQLAIRKYEEILKDWMGLLSFSTNIVSVPDELLESISADQSEVELKGIDIWRNSKEPYKVKLCYMLEKLANTRDGSLKGTRKRYNSPAELKEDLLLIDRSLRAHYADYTADSVVQKLIRQVELFGFHMAALDIRQHSKEHENAMAEVLAKNNIESDFSALSEDEKIALLERLLADPGKLTSDDAEYSESTRECLDVFRTVYEAQQEFGTGCITSYLISMARGASDMLMVMVFAKEFGLFRQEEDGSVICSLQSVPLFETIDDLHAAPGIMKRLFDLPLYRKAVEARGEMHEIMLGYSDSNKDGGVVTANWELKLALNEITAAAAEYGVKLKFFHGRGGALGRGGMPLNRSILAQPPHTIGAGIKITEQGEVLSSRYSMQGIAYRSLEQATWALITAARLVKYPEQETDQESEWNEIARSMSETAQTKYQDLIFRDPDFMTFFKESTPLSEVGELNIGSRPSKRKNSDRFEDLRAIPWVFAWTQSRYLLPAWYAAGTAFEQFVQNDPAKLDKLREMYKGFPFFRQLVDNLQMALAKADLNIAQQYAGMISDAEVRDRIFNQVKEEHALTLKFILDITGQQDILDNVPVIQESIRLRNPYVDPLSYMQVELLTELRKLREQEGDDTELLREVLLTINGIAAGLRNTG from the coding sequence ATGTCGGAACAGGCTGTAACGACCCAGACAACAAATAGGCCGCATTCGAACAACTTACTGCGTCGGGATGTACGGTTTCTGGGAAACATTTTAGGAGAAGTTCTTGTTCATCAGGGAGGGCGCGAGCTGCTCGATGTGGTGGAGAAAATCCGCGAAACGAGCAAAGCGCTCCGTGCGGAATTCATTCCCGAGCTTTTCGAAGAATTCAAAAGCACGATTACGTCGCTTAATCCCGAAATTCGCCATCAAGTGATTCGCGCTTTTGCGATCTATTTTCAGCTGGTCAATATTGCCGAACAAAATCACCGTGTTCGCCGCAAGCGCGATTATGAGCGTTCGGTTGGCGAAACGGTGCAGCCGGGCTCGATCGAAGACGCGGTCCAAACGCTTAAAGAGCGCGGGATTGCCGTCGGAGAGGTCAACTCGATGCTGGAGGGCATTTCGCTCGAGCTTGTCATGACCGCTCATCCAACGGAAGCGACACGCCGCGTCGTTCAAGATATTCACCAGCGGATCGCAACCAATCTGATGGAACTGGACAATCCGATGCTGAGCTACCGTGAGCGGGAGAAGCAGCGGGAGAAGCTGCTGAACGATGTGCTCATTTTGTGGCAGACCGACGAGCTGCGCAATCGCAAGCCTACCGTTATCGACGAAGTGCGCAACGGCTTATTTTACTTCGATGAGACGCTGTTTGAAACGCTGCCGAATGTTTATGAGGAGCTGGAGCGTTGTCTTAGCAAATACTACCCGGGAGAACAATGGCACGTTCCGGCTTACCTGCGCTTCGGTTCATGGATCGGCGGCGACCGCGACGGCAACCCTTCCGTAACGGCCAAAGTGACTTGGGAGACGCTAAAACTGCACCGGCAGCTGGCCATTCGCAAGTATGAAGAGATTTTGAAGGATTGGATGGGGCTGCTGAGCTTCAGCACGAACATCGTCAGCGTGCCGGACGAGCTGCTGGAATCCATCAGCGCCGATCAGAGCGAAGTGGAGCTTAAAGGCATCGACATTTGGCGCAACTCCAAAGAGCCTTATAAAGTCAAGCTTTGCTACATGCTGGAGAAGCTCGCCAACACGCGCGACGGGTCGCTTAAAGGAACGCGCAAGCGTTACAACAGTCCTGCCGAGCTGAAGGAGGATCTGCTGCTGATCGACCGCAGCCTGCGGGCCCATTATGCCGATTACACGGCGGATTCGGTTGTGCAGAAGCTGATCCGTCAAGTCGAGCTGTTCGGCTTCCATATGGCCGCGCTGGACATTCGTCAGCACAGCAAAGAGCATGAGAACGCCATGGCGGAAGTTTTGGCGAAAAATAACATTGAGAGCGACTTCTCGGCCCTTTCGGAAGATGAGAAAATCGCACTGTTGGAACGTTTGCTCGCCGATCCCGGCAAGCTCACCTCGGACGATGCCGAATACTCCGAATCGACACGCGAATGTCTGGATGTGTTTCGTACGGTTTACGAGGCTCAGCAGGAATTCGGGACCGGCTGTATTACGAGTTATCTGATCAGTATGGCACGCGGCGCCAGCGATATGCTCATGGTGATGGTGTTTGCCAAAGAGTTCGGCCTGTTTCGTCAGGAAGAGGACGGTTCCGTCATCTGTTCGCTGCAGTCGGTGCCGCTTTTTGAAACGATTGACGATCTGCACGCGGCGCCGGGCATTATGAAACGGCTCTTTGACCTCCCCCTGTACCGCAAAGCGGTGGAAGCCAGAGGGGAAATGCACGAAATTATGCTTGGCTATTCGGACAGCAACAAAGACGGCGGCGTTGTTACTGCCAACTGGGAGCTGAAGCTGGCGCTTAACGAAATAACGGCTGCCGCAGCCGAGTACGGCGTGAAGCTGAAATTTTTCCATGGGCGGGGCGGAGCGCTCGGCCGCGGCGGAATGCCGCTGAACCGCAGCATTTTGGCGCAGCCGCCGCACACGATCGGCGCCGGTATCAAAATTACCGAGCAGGGCGAGGTGCTCTCTTCGCGGTATTCGATGCAGGGCATCGCCTACCGCAGCCTGGAGCAGGCGACATGGGCGCTTATTACGGCAGCCCGCCTGGTCAAATATCCGGAGCAGGAGACGGATCAGGAATCGGAATGGAACGAAATTGCCCGCAGCATGTCCGAGACGGCTCAGACGAAGTATCAGGACCTTATTTTCCGCGATCCGGATTTCATGACGTTCTTCAAGGAATCGACGCCGCTGTCGGAAGTAGGCGAGCTGAACATCGGCTCCCGGCCGTCCAAGCGCAAGAACAGCGACCGCTTTGAAGATTTGCGGGCGATCCCATGGGTATTTGCCTGGACGCAAAGCCGCTATCTTCTGCCGGCATGGTATGCGGCCGGAACCGCATTTGAGCAGTTTGTGCAGAATGATCCTGCCAAGCTGGATAAGCTGCGGGAAATGTATAAAGGCTTCCCGTTCTTCCGTCAGCTGGTGGACAATTTGCAGATGGCACTCGCAAAAGCGGATTTGAACATTGCCCAGCAGTATGCCGGAATGATCAGCGACGCCGAGGTGCGCGACCGCATCTTTAATCAGGTGAAGGAAGAGCACGCGCTCACGTTAAAGTTCATTCTCGACATTACGGGGCAGCAGGATATTCTGGATAACGTACCGGTTATTCAGGAGTCGATCCGCCTGCGCAATCCTTATGTGGACCCGCTCAGCTACATGCAGGTGGAGCTGCTGACGGAGCTGCGCAAGCTGCGGGAGCAGGAAGGCGACGATACGGAGCTGCTGCGTGAAGTGCTTTTGACGATTAACGGCATTGCAGCAGGCCTTCGCAATACGGGCTGA
- a CDS encoding stage II sporulation protein M, translating to MNSWKAITAHIGSMRAYLIFAAVLFAAGIYSGAVLPSVQSGLNGQLAQLERIAATLQQSANPSLSFFIVIFFNNVIKSLLVIYLGLFFGVFPVIFLVMNGMILGYVLSREFADIGFSGLVESIIKGILPHGIIELPILILAGAYGLKFGTYAFRFIGQAVTPRSGLSAEFKFFANRTIPISIAIVVLLLVAAGIESTVTLWLAGM from the coding sequence ATGAATTCATGGAAAGCGATAACGGCCCATATCGGGAGCATGCGGGCCTATCTTATTTTTGCCGCTGTGCTGTTTGCCGCAGGCATATATTCCGGGGCCGTTCTGCCTTCGGTGCAGAGCGGGTTAAACGGCCAGTTAGCGCAGCTGGAACGAATTGCGGCCACACTGCAGCAGAGCGCCAATCCGTCGCTCAGTTTTTTTATCGTCATCTTTTTCAATAACGTCATCAAATCGCTGCTCGTCATTTATCTCGGGCTTTTCTTCGGTGTCTTTCCGGTTATTTTCCTTGTTATGAACGGCATGATACTCGGATATGTGCTGAGCCGCGAGTTTGCCGATATCGGCTTTTCCGGACTTGTCGAATCGATCATAAAAGGGATTTTGCCGCATGGCATCATCGAGCTTCCGATTCTGATCCTTGCAGGAGCTTACGGTCTCAAATTCGGAACGTACGCTTTCCGTTTTATCGGACAGGCCGTTACACCCCGCAGCGGATTGTCGGCGGAATTTAAATTCTTCGCAAACCGGACAATTCCCATCTCGATCGCCATCGTCGTACTGCTGCTTGTTGCGGCGGGAATTGAAAGCACGGTTACATTATGGCTGGCCGGTATGTAA
- a CDS encoding EamA family transporter — protein MKRSSSYWLSVVLVLIGASSFGVMSPVIKQVYDRGFSFEQVTVHQVGAAMVLLWLLVLCFPKQRRNPLRGSWLMLALTGIAGLALSTILFNKALQKLDASLATVLLFQFTWITILLDSLRNRKVPARNRLLAVVIVLIGTVLAVGLLEGRLEHNDPAGIGYGLAAAVTYSLFLSLTGSVKSSLGVLMDSAVMLTGGFVFVMLLMGSEAWAGEREPSLLLWALLLALLGQVAPAVLFNAGIPRIGSSLAALLGSVELPVASAAAWLIGGETSSIVQIAGVILILAGIVLAQRTGNTNDKPASLEE, from the coding sequence GTGAAGCGCTCGTCTTCATACTGGTTGTCGGTTGTGCTTGTGCTGATCGGTGCTTCCAGCTTCGGGGTTATGTCTCCGGTGATCAAGCAGGTTTACGACCGCGGCTTCTCATTTGAGCAAGTGACGGTTCATCAGGTCGGAGCGGCAATGGTTCTGCTGTGGCTGCTGGTGCTCTGTTTTCCGAAGCAGCGGCGCAACCCGCTGCGCGGTTCGTGGCTGATGCTGGCGCTGACCGGAATCGCGGGGCTTGCTCTCTCCACCATCTTATTTAATAAGGCGCTGCAAAAACTGGATGCTTCGCTGGCAACCGTCTTGCTTTTTCAGTTCACGTGGATTACCATTTTGCTAGATAGTTTGCGGAATCGGAAAGTACCGGCAAGGAACCGGCTCTTGGCGGTCGTCATCGTCCTGATCGGTACGGTGCTGGCAGTGGGCCTCCTGGAAGGGCGGCTCGAGCACAATGATCCGGCCGGCATCGGATACGGATTGGCTGCCGCGGTTACATACAGCCTCTTTCTATCGCTGACAGGAAGCGTGAAGTCCAGTCTCGGCGTGCTGATGGACTCGGCGGTTATGCTGACGGGCGGATTTGTGTTTGTCATGCTGCTGATGGGAAGTGAGGCGTGGGCCGGAGAACGGGAGCCTTCCCTGCTGCTGTGGGCGCTGCTGCTAGCGCTGCTTGGACAGGTCGCCCCTGCCGTGCTGTTCAATGCCGGCATCCCGCGCATCGGCAGCAGCCTGGCGGCGCTGCTCGGTTCGGTTGAGCTGCCGGTCGCGTCCGCTGCGGCCTGGCTCATCGGAGGGGAAACGTCCAGCATCGTGCAGATCGCTGGCGTTATCCTTATCCTTGCGGGGATTGTACTGGCGCAGAGAACGGGCAATACGAACGATAAACCGGCAAGTCTGGAGGAATGA
- the sigW gene encoding RNA polymerase sigma factor SigW — protein sequence MTLKSLEANLLRMSLKGDQRAFAELVGMYQDKLYHMAYRMLYNRQEAEDVVQETFLRVYKNMERYDESQKFSTWIYRIATNLSIDRLRKRKPSYSLDAESNDHEGLDGYSMIPSDDRTPESELVLSETQRTIHQAIETLPPKYKSVMVLRYLQDMSLQEIGEVLDMPVTTVKTRVHRGREFLRKRLEHKL from the coding sequence ATGACGTTGAAATCATTGGAAGCAAACCTACTGCGGATGTCGCTTAAAGGCGATCAGCGGGCGTTTGCGGAGCTTGTAGGCATGTACCAGGATAAACTGTACCATATGGCTTACCGGATGCTGTATAACCGCCAGGAAGCGGAAGATGTCGTCCAGGAAACATTCCTGCGCGTCTATAAAAATATGGAGCGTTACGACGAAAGCCAAAAATTTTCGACATGGATTTACCGGATTGCCACCAATCTGTCCATTGATCGGCTGCGCAAGCGCAAGCCGAGCTATTCGCTGGATGCCGAATCAAACGACCATGAAGGGCTGGACGGTTATTCGATGATTCCAAGCGATGACCGGACGCCGGAGAGCGAGCTTGTGCTGTCCGAAACGCAGCGGACGATCCACCAGGCGATTGAGACGCTTCCTCCGAAGTACAAGTCGGTCATGGTTCTCCGTTATTTGCAGGATATGTCGCTGCAGGAGATCGGAGAAGTGCTCGATATGCCCGTTACGACCGTGAAGACGCGCGTTCACCGGGGCCGGGAGTTTTTGCGCAAGCGGCTGGAGCACAAGCTGTAG
- a CDS encoding zf-HC2 domain-containing protein — protein sequence MNCNVAIVWIRDYMDGELPRKDILTLKSHLLSCPACRSRFEQLERTEALLFTAMKEEPYATDQAASEALNRRIMESLPKPKRQRTWTRWVRRHPAAAAAAVFVLVMLASFTSSWDKSSELIVRGSDLQQVVINGDTVTVPEGVSVNGDLTIENGTADVRGDVNGNVTVIDGSLYTASTAHIAGQTKEIDRALDWFWYKVTQTFSGLTN from the coding sequence ATGAATTGCAACGTCGCCATCGTATGGATTCGCGATTATATGGACGGGGAACTGCCGCGGAAAGACATTTTGACGCTGAAATCCCATCTGCTATCCTGTCCGGCCTGCCGCTCCCGTTTCGAGCAATTGGAACGGACGGAAGCGCTTCTGTTCACGGCCATGAAAGAAGAGCCTTACGCGACCGATCAAGCCGCCTCCGAGGCGCTGAACCGGCGCATTATGGAATCTCTTCCGAAGCCGAAACGGCAGCGGACCTGGACCCGGTGGGTCAGGCGGCACCCGGCGGCAGCGGCAGCGGCTGTATTCGTTCTCGTGATGCTGGCAAGCTTCACCTCCTCCTGGGACAAAAGCTCCGAGCTGATCGTAAGGGGAAGCGATCTGCAGCAGGTTGTCATTAACGGCGATACGGTTACGGTTCCCGAGGGCGTAAGCGTAAACGGCGATTTAACGATAGAGAACGGAACGGCGGATGTTCGAGGAGATGTGAACGGCAACGTCACCGTCATCGACGGCTCGCTGTATACCGCTTCAACGGCGCATATTGCCGGACAGACGAAAGAAATTGACCGGGCGCTGGACTGGTTTTGGTATAAAGTGACCCAGACGTTCAGCGGTTTAACGAATTGA